One Helicoverpa zea isolate HzStark_Cry1AcR chromosome 20, ilHelZeax1.1, whole genome shotgun sequence genomic region harbors:
- the LOC124639943 gene encoding DDB1- and CUL4-associated factor 10 isoform X1, whose product MGNINKDNTIFMAKYSAFNPYRIREREMGYQNSIGAGDALAKSLYCGMKPIASWDADRDKCLPTGGVFNLEFSPEGTLLVAACEKKSVQIFDPLTHEKIHSVNGAHSDCVNCVKFLDGRMFATCSDDTTIALWDVRNLKKKIRSLLGHSKWVKNIEFSVKDKLLVTSGLDGSIYTWDINSYTEYNLVYQRVFHTSSLMRCRLSPDAKQMVMCTTGGLIVLIHDLNLNTLAQDLNGFKPNLYRLMQMSKQQIPIAAMYDHLFDSSRKENRIEFVSDFPEGNDAEVVSALQIHPQGWSALSRNISHDDKSEWTCIHDIQPISESSEKSTRDTSPSLGGTSYPARPSPRRRPRSLRPSRHHVNPIPFVGRAMTHIQITREGEAPAAGPSSSRDPPAAPAAPQPSRLAGGLSNIQNDVWEAAITIKQQRILQEMYNRGQVRRNFNMQRITGINTGITPPPARPLPPSLSPGRGDGDSPRSTSPSSSGHTPPRDSPSTSDDEMTKSNIRQNKDRLLYYIEETNEGKGFIKELCYSADGRIVCSPFGRGMRLLALNYECGELSSCVQELSGPRPMVEVGQSLGIHQDLVVSSKFSPRYHMLVTGCLEGKIVWHQPYSGESLY is encoded by the exons ATGGGTAACATTAACAAAGACAATACGATTTTCATGGCGAAATATTCGGCATTTAACCCTTACCGTATAAGGGAGCGTGAGATGGGGTACCAAAATTCTATAGGGGCAGGTGACGCGCTTGCAAAAAGTCTTTACTGCGGTATGAAACCTATCGCGTCCTGGGACGCCGATAGAGACAAATGTCTGCCGACTGGAGGCGTTTTCAACCTTGAATTTTCCCCGGAAGG GACCTTACTGGTGGCTGCCTGTGAAAAGAAGTCAGTACAAATATTTGACCCGCTAACTCATGAGAAGATACACTCGGTGAATGGAGCACACTCGGACTGTGTCAATTGTGTTAA attccTTGACGGACGAATGTTTGCGACCTGTTCAGATGACACGACAATCGCTCTATGGGATGTTCGGAACCTCAAAAAGAAAATACGGTCCCTACTAGGTCACTCCAAATGGGTGAAGAATATTGAATTTTCAGTAAAAGACAAACTGCTGGTCACATCAGGATTGGACGGTAGCATATACACTTGGGATATTAATTCATATACAGAGTACAACTTGGTTTACCAAAGAGTTTTTCATACGTCAAGCTTGATGCGATGTCGGCTGTCTCCGGATGCAAAGCAGATGGTTATGTGCACCACTGGAGGACTCATTGTTTTAATACATGACTTGAATTTAAATACTTTAGCACAGGACCTTAATGGATTTAAG CCAAATTTATACAGGCTGATGCAGATGAGCAAGCAGCAGATTCCCATAGCCGCGATGTATGACCACCTGTTCGACAGCAGCCGCAAGGAGAACCGCATCGAGTTCGTCTCCGACTTCCCTGAGGGCAATGACGCTGAAGTCGTTAGTGCTTTACAG ATTCATCCTCAAGGGTGGAGTGCATTGAGTAGAAATATCAGTCATGATGACAAATCAGAG TGGACATGCATCCACGACATCCAGCCAATCAGCGAGTCGAGCGAGAAGAGCACGCGCGACACTTCGCCGTCATTGGGCGGCACGTCCTACCCCGCGCGCCCCTccccccgccgccgcccgcgctcgCTCCGCCCCAGCCGGCATCATGTCAACCCCAT TCCGTTTGTCGGCAGGGCGATGACTCACATACAAATAACTAGGGAGGGCGAGGCCCCGGCCGCCGGGCCCAGCTCGTCGCGCGACCCGCCCGCCGCCCCCGCCGCGCCGCAGCCCTCCCGCCTCGCTGGG GGTCTGTCTAATATACAGAATGATGTCTGGGAGGCGGCTATCACGATCAAACAGCAGAGAATTCTGCAGGAAATGTACAACAG AGGGCAGGTGAGGCGGAACTTCAACATGCAGCGCATCACGGGCATCAACACCGGCATCACGCCGCCCCCCGCGCGCCCGCTGCCCCCCTCGCTCTCGCCTGGACGCGGGGATGGAGACTCGCCCAG GAGTACATCGCCATCGTCGTCGGGACACACGCCGCCGCGTGACAGCCCGAGCACGAGTGACGACGAGATGACCAAAAGCAACATCAGACAAAACAAAGACAGGTTGCTCTATTATATAGAGGAGACTAATGAAGGAAAAGGATTTATTAAG GAACTATGTTACTCAGCGGACGGGCGCATCGTATGCTCACCATTTGGTCGGGGGATGAGACTGTTAGCGCTCAACTACGAATGTGGAGAACTATCCAGCTGTGTACAAGAGCTGAGCGGACCGCGGCCCATGGTGGAAGTAGGCCAGAGTCTGGGCATCCATCAGGACCTCGTCGTCAGCTCCAAGTTCTCCCCGCGCTACCACATGCTCGTTACCGGCTGCCTCGAAGGCAAGATCGTGTGGCATCAGCCCTACAGCGGAGAGTCCCTGTACTAG
- the LOC124639943 gene encoding DDB1- and CUL4-associated factor 10 isoform X4 — translation MGNINKDNTIFMAKYSAFNPYRIREREMGYQNSIGAGDALAKSLYCGMKPIASWDADRDKCLPTGGVFNLEFSPEGTLLVAACEKKSVQIFDPLTHEKIHSVNGAHSDCVNCVKFLDGRMFATCSDDTTIALWDVRNLKKKIRSLLGHSKWVKNIEFSVKDKLLVTSGLDGSIYTWDINSYTEYNLVYQRVFHTSSLMRCRLSPDAKQMVMCTTGGLIVLIHDLNLNTLAQDLNGFKPNLYRLMQMSKQQIPIAAMYDHLFDSSRKENRIEFVSDFPEGNDAEVVSALQIHPQGWSALSRNISHDDKSEWTCIHDIQPISESSEKSTRDTSPSLGGTSYPARPSPRRRPRSLRPSRHHVNPIPFVGRAMTHIQITREGEAPAAGPSSSRDPPAAPAAPQPSRLAGNDVWEAAITIKQQRILQEMYNRGQVRRNFNMQRITGINTGITPPPARPLPPSLSPGRGDGDSPRSTSPSSSGHTPPRDSPSTSDDEMTKSNIRQNKDRLLYYIEETNEGKGFIKELCYSADGRIVCSPFGRGMRLLALNYECGELSSCVQELSGPRPMVEVGQSLGIHQDLVVSSKFSPRYHMLVTGCLEGKIVWHQPYSGESLY, via the exons ATGGGTAACATTAACAAAGACAATACGATTTTCATGGCGAAATATTCGGCATTTAACCCTTACCGTATAAGGGAGCGTGAGATGGGGTACCAAAATTCTATAGGGGCAGGTGACGCGCTTGCAAAAAGTCTTTACTGCGGTATGAAACCTATCGCGTCCTGGGACGCCGATAGAGACAAATGTCTGCCGACTGGAGGCGTTTTCAACCTTGAATTTTCCCCGGAAGG GACCTTACTGGTGGCTGCCTGTGAAAAGAAGTCAGTACAAATATTTGACCCGCTAACTCATGAGAAGATACACTCGGTGAATGGAGCACACTCGGACTGTGTCAATTGTGTTAA attccTTGACGGACGAATGTTTGCGACCTGTTCAGATGACACGACAATCGCTCTATGGGATGTTCGGAACCTCAAAAAGAAAATACGGTCCCTACTAGGTCACTCCAAATGGGTGAAGAATATTGAATTTTCAGTAAAAGACAAACTGCTGGTCACATCAGGATTGGACGGTAGCATATACACTTGGGATATTAATTCATATACAGAGTACAACTTGGTTTACCAAAGAGTTTTTCATACGTCAAGCTTGATGCGATGTCGGCTGTCTCCGGATGCAAAGCAGATGGTTATGTGCACCACTGGAGGACTCATTGTTTTAATACATGACTTGAATTTAAATACTTTAGCACAGGACCTTAATGGATTTAAG CCAAATTTATACAGGCTGATGCAGATGAGCAAGCAGCAGATTCCCATAGCCGCGATGTATGACCACCTGTTCGACAGCAGCCGCAAGGAGAACCGCATCGAGTTCGTCTCCGACTTCCCTGAGGGCAATGACGCTGAAGTCGTTAGTGCTTTACAG ATTCATCCTCAAGGGTGGAGTGCATTGAGTAGAAATATCAGTCATGATGACAAATCAGAG TGGACATGCATCCACGACATCCAGCCAATCAGCGAGTCGAGCGAGAAGAGCACGCGCGACACTTCGCCGTCATTGGGCGGCACGTCCTACCCCGCGCGCCCCTccccccgccgccgcccgcgctcgCTCCGCCCCAGCCGGCATCATGTCAACCCCAT TCCGTTTGTCGGCAGGGCGATGACTCACATACAAATAACTAGGGAGGGCGAGGCCCCGGCCGCCGGGCCCAGCTCGTCGCGCGACCCGCCCGCCGCCCCCGCCGCGCCGCAGCCCTCCCGCCTCGCTGGG AATGATGTCTGGGAGGCGGCTATCACGATCAAACAGCAGAGAATTCTGCAGGAAATGTACAACAG AGGGCAGGTGAGGCGGAACTTCAACATGCAGCGCATCACGGGCATCAACACCGGCATCACGCCGCCCCCCGCGCGCCCGCTGCCCCCCTCGCTCTCGCCTGGACGCGGGGATGGAGACTCGCCCAG GAGTACATCGCCATCGTCGTCGGGACACACGCCGCCGCGTGACAGCCCGAGCACGAGTGACGACGAGATGACCAAAAGCAACATCAGACAAAACAAAGACAGGTTGCTCTATTATATAGAGGAGACTAATGAAGGAAAAGGATTTATTAAG GAACTATGTTACTCAGCGGACGGGCGCATCGTATGCTCACCATTTGGTCGGGGGATGAGACTGTTAGCGCTCAACTACGAATGTGGAGAACTATCCAGCTGTGTACAAGAGCTGAGCGGACCGCGGCCCATGGTGGAAGTAGGCCAGAGTCTGGGCATCCATCAGGACCTCGTCGTCAGCTCCAAGTTCTCCCCGCGCTACCACATGCTCGTTACCGGCTGCCTCGAAGGCAAGATCGTGTGGCATCAGCCCTACAGCGGAGAGTCCCTGTACTAG
- the LOC124639943 gene encoding DDB1- and CUL4-associated factor 10 isoform X2, translated as MGNINKDNTIFMAKYSAFNPYRIREREMGYQNSIGAGDALAKSLYCGMKPIASWDADRDKCLPTGGVFNLEFSPEGTLLVAACEKKSVQIFDPLTHEKIHSVNGAHSDCVNCVKFLDGRMFATCSDDTTIALWDVRNLKKKIRSLLGHSKWVKNIEFSVKDKLLVTSGLDGSIYTWDINSYTEYNLVYQRVFHTSSLMRCRLSPDAKQMVMCTTGGLIVLIHDLNLNTLAQDLNGFKPNLYRLMQMSKQQIPIAAMYDHLFDSSRKENRIEFVSDFPEGNDAEVVSALQIHPQGWSALSRNISHDDKSEWTCIHDIQPISESSEKSTRDTSPSLGGTSYPARPSPRRRPRSLRPSRHHVNPIPFVGRAMTHIQITREGEAPAAGPSSSRDPPAAPAAPQPSRLAGGLSNIQNDVWEAAITIKQQRILQEMYNRQVRRNFNMQRITGINTGITPPPARPLPPSLSPGRGDGDSPRSTSPSSSGHTPPRDSPSTSDDEMTKSNIRQNKDRLLYYIEETNEGKGFIKELCYSADGRIVCSPFGRGMRLLALNYECGELSSCVQELSGPRPMVEVGQSLGIHQDLVVSSKFSPRYHMLVTGCLEGKIVWHQPYSGESLY; from the exons ATGGGTAACATTAACAAAGACAATACGATTTTCATGGCGAAATATTCGGCATTTAACCCTTACCGTATAAGGGAGCGTGAGATGGGGTACCAAAATTCTATAGGGGCAGGTGACGCGCTTGCAAAAAGTCTTTACTGCGGTATGAAACCTATCGCGTCCTGGGACGCCGATAGAGACAAATGTCTGCCGACTGGAGGCGTTTTCAACCTTGAATTTTCCCCGGAAGG GACCTTACTGGTGGCTGCCTGTGAAAAGAAGTCAGTACAAATATTTGACCCGCTAACTCATGAGAAGATACACTCGGTGAATGGAGCACACTCGGACTGTGTCAATTGTGTTAA attccTTGACGGACGAATGTTTGCGACCTGTTCAGATGACACGACAATCGCTCTATGGGATGTTCGGAACCTCAAAAAGAAAATACGGTCCCTACTAGGTCACTCCAAATGGGTGAAGAATATTGAATTTTCAGTAAAAGACAAACTGCTGGTCACATCAGGATTGGACGGTAGCATATACACTTGGGATATTAATTCATATACAGAGTACAACTTGGTTTACCAAAGAGTTTTTCATACGTCAAGCTTGATGCGATGTCGGCTGTCTCCGGATGCAAAGCAGATGGTTATGTGCACCACTGGAGGACTCATTGTTTTAATACATGACTTGAATTTAAATACTTTAGCACAGGACCTTAATGGATTTAAG CCAAATTTATACAGGCTGATGCAGATGAGCAAGCAGCAGATTCCCATAGCCGCGATGTATGACCACCTGTTCGACAGCAGCCGCAAGGAGAACCGCATCGAGTTCGTCTCCGACTTCCCTGAGGGCAATGACGCTGAAGTCGTTAGTGCTTTACAG ATTCATCCTCAAGGGTGGAGTGCATTGAGTAGAAATATCAGTCATGATGACAAATCAGAG TGGACATGCATCCACGACATCCAGCCAATCAGCGAGTCGAGCGAGAAGAGCACGCGCGACACTTCGCCGTCATTGGGCGGCACGTCCTACCCCGCGCGCCCCTccccccgccgccgcccgcgctcgCTCCGCCCCAGCCGGCATCATGTCAACCCCAT TCCGTTTGTCGGCAGGGCGATGACTCACATACAAATAACTAGGGAGGGCGAGGCCCCGGCCGCCGGGCCCAGCTCGTCGCGCGACCCGCCCGCCGCCCCCGCCGCGCCGCAGCCCTCCCGCCTCGCTGGG GGTCTGTCTAATATACAGAATGATGTCTGGGAGGCGGCTATCACGATCAAACAGCAGAGAATTCTGCAGGAAATGTACAACAG GCAGGTGAGGCGGAACTTCAACATGCAGCGCATCACGGGCATCAACACCGGCATCACGCCGCCCCCCGCGCGCCCGCTGCCCCCCTCGCTCTCGCCTGGACGCGGGGATGGAGACTCGCCCAG GAGTACATCGCCATCGTCGTCGGGACACACGCCGCCGCGTGACAGCCCGAGCACGAGTGACGACGAGATGACCAAAAGCAACATCAGACAAAACAAAGACAGGTTGCTCTATTATATAGAGGAGACTAATGAAGGAAAAGGATTTATTAAG GAACTATGTTACTCAGCGGACGGGCGCATCGTATGCTCACCATTTGGTCGGGGGATGAGACTGTTAGCGCTCAACTACGAATGTGGAGAACTATCCAGCTGTGTACAAGAGCTGAGCGGACCGCGGCCCATGGTGGAAGTAGGCCAGAGTCTGGGCATCCATCAGGACCTCGTCGTCAGCTCCAAGTTCTCCCCGCGCTACCACATGCTCGTTACCGGCTGCCTCGAAGGCAAGATCGTGTGGCATCAGCCCTACAGCGGAGAGTCCCTGTACTAG
- the LOC124639943 gene encoding DDB1- and CUL4-associated factor 10 isoform X5, giving the protein MGNINKDNTIFMAKYSAFNPYRIREREMGYQNSIGAGDALAKSLYCGMKPIASWDADRDKCLPTGGVFNLEFSPEGTLLVAACEKKSVQIFDPLTHEKIHSVNGAHSDCVNCVKFLDGRMFATCSDDTTIALWDVRNLKKKIRSLLGHSKWVKNIEFSVKDKLLVTSGLDGSIYTWDINSYTEYNLVYQRVFHTSSLMRCRLSPDAKQMVMCTTGGLIVLIHDLNLNTLAQDLNGFKPNLYRLMQMSKQQIPIAAMYDHLFDSSRKENRIEFVSDFPEGNDAEVVSALQIHPQGWSALSRNISHDDKSEWTCIHDIQPISESSEKSTRDTSPSLGGTSYPARPSPRRRPRSLRPSRHHVNPIPFVGRAMTHIQITREGEAPAAGPSSSRDPPAAPAAPQPSRLAGNDVWEAAITIKQQRILQEMYNRQVRRNFNMQRITGINTGITPPPARPLPPSLSPGRGDGDSPRSTSPSSSGHTPPRDSPSTSDDEMTKSNIRQNKDRLLYYIEETNEGKGFIKELCYSADGRIVCSPFGRGMRLLALNYECGELSSCVQELSGPRPMVEVGQSLGIHQDLVVSSKFSPRYHMLVTGCLEGKIVWHQPYSGESLY; this is encoded by the exons ATGGGTAACATTAACAAAGACAATACGATTTTCATGGCGAAATATTCGGCATTTAACCCTTACCGTATAAGGGAGCGTGAGATGGGGTACCAAAATTCTATAGGGGCAGGTGACGCGCTTGCAAAAAGTCTTTACTGCGGTATGAAACCTATCGCGTCCTGGGACGCCGATAGAGACAAATGTCTGCCGACTGGAGGCGTTTTCAACCTTGAATTTTCCCCGGAAGG GACCTTACTGGTGGCTGCCTGTGAAAAGAAGTCAGTACAAATATTTGACCCGCTAACTCATGAGAAGATACACTCGGTGAATGGAGCACACTCGGACTGTGTCAATTGTGTTAA attccTTGACGGACGAATGTTTGCGACCTGTTCAGATGACACGACAATCGCTCTATGGGATGTTCGGAACCTCAAAAAGAAAATACGGTCCCTACTAGGTCACTCCAAATGGGTGAAGAATATTGAATTTTCAGTAAAAGACAAACTGCTGGTCACATCAGGATTGGACGGTAGCATATACACTTGGGATATTAATTCATATACAGAGTACAACTTGGTTTACCAAAGAGTTTTTCATACGTCAAGCTTGATGCGATGTCGGCTGTCTCCGGATGCAAAGCAGATGGTTATGTGCACCACTGGAGGACTCATTGTTTTAATACATGACTTGAATTTAAATACTTTAGCACAGGACCTTAATGGATTTAAG CCAAATTTATACAGGCTGATGCAGATGAGCAAGCAGCAGATTCCCATAGCCGCGATGTATGACCACCTGTTCGACAGCAGCCGCAAGGAGAACCGCATCGAGTTCGTCTCCGACTTCCCTGAGGGCAATGACGCTGAAGTCGTTAGTGCTTTACAG ATTCATCCTCAAGGGTGGAGTGCATTGAGTAGAAATATCAGTCATGATGACAAATCAGAG TGGACATGCATCCACGACATCCAGCCAATCAGCGAGTCGAGCGAGAAGAGCACGCGCGACACTTCGCCGTCATTGGGCGGCACGTCCTACCCCGCGCGCCCCTccccccgccgccgcccgcgctcgCTCCGCCCCAGCCGGCATCATGTCAACCCCAT TCCGTTTGTCGGCAGGGCGATGACTCACATACAAATAACTAGGGAGGGCGAGGCCCCGGCCGCCGGGCCCAGCTCGTCGCGCGACCCGCCCGCCGCCCCCGCCGCGCCGCAGCCCTCCCGCCTCGCTGGG AATGATGTCTGGGAGGCGGCTATCACGATCAAACAGCAGAGAATTCTGCAGGAAATGTACAACAG GCAGGTGAGGCGGAACTTCAACATGCAGCGCATCACGGGCATCAACACCGGCATCACGCCGCCCCCCGCGCGCCCGCTGCCCCCCTCGCTCTCGCCTGGACGCGGGGATGGAGACTCGCCCAG GAGTACATCGCCATCGTCGTCGGGACACACGCCGCCGCGTGACAGCCCGAGCACGAGTGACGACGAGATGACCAAAAGCAACATCAGACAAAACAAAGACAGGTTGCTCTATTATATAGAGGAGACTAATGAAGGAAAAGGATTTATTAAG GAACTATGTTACTCAGCGGACGGGCGCATCGTATGCTCACCATTTGGTCGGGGGATGAGACTGTTAGCGCTCAACTACGAATGTGGAGAACTATCCAGCTGTGTACAAGAGCTGAGCGGACCGCGGCCCATGGTGGAAGTAGGCCAGAGTCTGGGCATCCATCAGGACCTCGTCGTCAGCTCCAAGTTCTCCCCGCGCTACCACATGCTCGTTACCGGCTGCCTCGAAGGCAAGATCGTGTGGCATCAGCCCTACAGCGGAGAGTCCCTGTACTAG
- the LOC124639943 gene encoding DDB1- and CUL4-associated factor 10 isoform X3 — protein sequence MGNINKDNTIFMAKYSAFNPYRIREREMGYQNSIGAGDALAKSLYCGMKPIASWDADRDKCLPTGGVFNLEFSPEGTLLVAACEKKSVQIFDPLTHEKIHSVNGAHSDCVNCVKFLDGRMFATCSDDTTIALWDVRNLKKKIRSLLGHSKWVKNIEFSVKDKLLVTSGLDGSIYTWDINSYTEYNLVYQRVFHTSSLMRCRLSPDAKQMVMCTTGGLIVLIHDLNLNTLAQDLNGFKPNLYRLMQMSKQQIPIAAMYDHLFDSSRKENRIEFVSDFPEGNDAEVVSALQIHPQGWSALSRNISHDDKSEWTCIHDIQPISESSEKSTRDTSPSLGGTSYPARPSPRRRPRSLRPSRHHVNPMAMTHIQITREGEAPAAGPSSSRDPPAAPAAPQPSRLAGGLSNIQNDVWEAAITIKQQRILQEMYNRGQVRRNFNMQRITGINTGITPPPARPLPPSLSPGRGDGDSPRSTSPSSSGHTPPRDSPSTSDDEMTKSNIRQNKDRLLYYIEETNEGKGFIKELCYSADGRIVCSPFGRGMRLLALNYECGELSSCVQELSGPRPMVEVGQSLGIHQDLVVSSKFSPRYHMLVTGCLEGKIVWHQPYSGESLY from the exons ATGGGTAACATTAACAAAGACAATACGATTTTCATGGCGAAATATTCGGCATTTAACCCTTACCGTATAAGGGAGCGTGAGATGGGGTACCAAAATTCTATAGGGGCAGGTGACGCGCTTGCAAAAAGTCTTTACTGCGGTATGAAACCTATCGCGTCCTGGGACGCCGATAGAGACAAATGTCTGCCGACTGGAGGCGTTTTCAACCTTGAATTTTCCCCGGAAGG GACCTTACTGGTGGCTGCCTGTGAAAAGAAGTCAGTACAAATATTTGACCCGCTAACTCATGAGAAGATACACTCGGTGAATGGAGCACACTCGGACTGTGTCAATTGTGTTAA attccTTGACGGACGAATGTTTGCGACCTGTTCAGATGACACGACAATCGCTCTATGGGATGTTCGGAACCTCAAAAAGAAAATACGGTCCCTACTAGGTCACTCCAAATGGGTGAAGAATATTGAATTTTCAGTAAAAGACAAACTGCTGGTCACATCAGGATTGGACGGTAGCATATACACTTGGGATATTAATTCATATACAGAGTACAACTTGGTTTACCAAAGAGTTTTTCATACGTCAAGCTTGATGCGATGTCGGCTGTCTCCGGATGCAAAGCAGATGGTTATGTGCACCACTGGAGGACTCATTGTTTTAATACATGACTTGAATTTAAATACTTTAGCACAGGACCTTAATGGATTTAAG CCAAATTTATACAGGCTGATGCAGATGAGCAAGCAGCAGATTCCCATAGCCGCGATGTATGACCACCTGTTCGACAGCAGCCGCAAGGAGAACCGCATCGAGTTCGTCTCCGACTTCCCTGAGGGCAATGACGCTGAAGTCGTTAGTGCTTTACAG ATTCATCCTCAAGGGTGGAGTGCATTGAGTAGAAATATCAGTCATGATGACAAATCAGAG TGGACATGCATCCACGACATCCAGCCAATCAGCGAGTCGAGCGAGAAGAGCACGCGCGACACTTCGCCGTCATTGGGCGGCACGTCCTACCCCGCGCGCCCCTccccccgccgccgcccgcgctcgCTCCGCCCCAGCCGGCATCATGTCAACCCCAT GGCGATGACTCACATACAAATAACTAGGGAGGGCGAGGCCCCGGCCGCCGGGCCCAGCTCGTCGCGCGACCCGCCCGCCGCCCCCGCCGCGCCGCAGCCCTCCCGCCTCGCTGGG GGTCTGTCTAATATACAGAATGATGTCTGGGAGGCGGCTATCACGATCAAACAGCAGAGAATTCTGCAGGAAATGTACAACAG AGGGCAGGTGAGGCGGAACTTCAACATGCAGCGCATCACGGGCATCAACACCGGCATCACGCCGCCCCCCGCGCGCCCGCTGCCCCCCTCGCTCTCGCCTGGACGCGGGGATGGAGACTCGCCCAG GAGTACATCGCCATCGTCGTCGGGACACACGCCGCCGCGTGACAGCCCGAGCACGAGTGACGACGAGATGACCAAAAGCAACATCAGACAAAACAAAGACAGGTTGCTCTATTATATAGAGGAGACTAATGAAGGAAAAGGATTTATTAAG GAACTATGTTACTCAGCGGACGGGCGCATCGTATGCTCACCATTTGGTCGGGGGATGAGACTGTTAGCGCTCAACTACGAATGTGGAGAACTATCCAGCTGTGTACAAGAGCTGAGCGGACCGCGGCCCATGGTGGAAGTAGGCCAGAGTCTGGGCATCCATCAGGACCTCGTCGTCAGCTCCAAGTTCTCCCCGCGCTACCACATGCTCGTTACCGGCTGCCTCGAAGGCAAGATCGTGTGGCATCAGCCCTACAGCGGAGAGTCCCTGTACTAG